A stretch of Sesamum indicum cultivar Zhongzhi No. 13 unplaced genomic scaffold, S_indicum_v1.0 scaffold00241, whole genome shotgun sequence DNA encodes these proteins:
- the LOC105179931 gene encoding uncharacterized protein LOC105179931, with product MLNLAIWNVRGLNKRDHQLAVKDIIAEFRLHFIGLLATRVRINNCANIQSFLMPHWKWFMDYDNVGNRIWIAWDYNYVDVDIIEVGNQFIHYRTNIRALLDFVDITIVYGATEITDRRELWASLECLALQCINTRWLVGGDFNAVRDLSEGEWYTWHNRSAGPRNLWKRLDRILTNDTWTVRFPLVFYQCLTPRTSDHSPMVINGDNQQRFGGMFRFDNFLTLSPDFIPTVQSIWQHQIMGVPMFSVTRKLKAQVLVSSHRQDELFLLFEHCSRLVYAKAAELERIMLQQRAKMEWMKGGDQCSKVIFCKIAQRRTARRILQINDAQGITITEPNAVIHEFISYYQSLLGGDRRQRVIDLRFLRPWARHIITTEEAGYLLEPFSAEDIKRAVFDIGEDKAPGPDGYSSGFYKNAWPVVGQEVTKAVLEFFSTGKILKQINSTILTVIPKVHSPTSVTDFRPISCCNVLYKIIAKLIVQKLSVVLDKIITPCQAAFVPGRSIGDNVMLAQELFTGYNQARLPPRCALKVDIRKAYDTVEWDFLLSVLQLFGFPEIFSRWIEECISSPSFSVGMNRKPHGYFAGARGLRQGDLLSPYLFVLVMEILHMGILQLIEQDMNFAFHWKCADLRLFQLGFADDLLLFCRANTESVWVFKSGLDRFADWSGLRLNVEKSHIIISGSAQNIREELLTVLGFQEGHLQMRYLGLPLISSRLTIADCQPLLSKIDARINGWEGLALSYAGRVQIIKSVLVALGVYWASAFILPKGVIKDIEKRLRVFLWRGTGNSGYPKVAWKEICKPKEEGGLGLKDMRTLNRALMCKKLCEVIRCDRTSIWVEWLRHGCLRDDSIWTIPENRGPLGWRKILRLRGWLRSVVEYRIGNGNNFLLWKDPWHHLGPLLDRFPRGPNSLGLHESTKLSSVIYEGHWHWPLITDMECVEITHVLPRIHGGTDRIIWKGSSGKPTTQEFYRAMIPAGPKVGWNSLLSGSLKIPRHLFILWLAILEKLATTDKPWLSHLGCCVLCNEDMVESHNHLFFHCRFSRRCLSSIRRIVQFQWPNRDWVRDVEWGARKWRGKHIINISYRCLLGSCVYHIWRERNLRRFEHEERPSSVVANLIVEDVRQRILSIKLPSSISTCALYRLWRIPWPVEGSA from the exons ATGTTAAACCTTGCCATATGGAATgtacgtggcctgaacaagagGGATCATCAGCTGGCGGTCAAGGATATcattgctgagttcaggttacactTTATTGGTCTCTTAGCAACACGTGTTCGCATTAATAACTGTGCTAATATCCAATCATTCTTGAtgcctcattggaaatggtttatgGATTATGACAATGTTGGAAATCGGATATGGATTGCATGggattataattatgttgatgTGGATATTATTGAGGTGGGAAACCAGTTTATACACTATCGTACCAATATTAGAGCATTACtagattttgttgatattactATTGTGTATGGTGCTACTGAGATCACTGACAGGCGAGAATTATGGGCCTCTCTAGAATGCTTAGCTTTACAATGCATTAATACTCGCTGGCTGGTTGGAGGTGACTTCAATGCAGTCAGGGATCTCAGTGAG GGtgaatggtacacatggcataaTCGAAGTGCTGGTCCTCGCAACTTGTGGAAGCGACTTGATCGTATACTAACCAATGATACATGGACTGTGCGGTTTCCATTAGTCTTCTATCAATGCCTCACACCACGGACATCGGATCACTCGCCGATGGTGATTAATGGGGATAATCAGCAGCGatttggaggtatgttccgattTGACAACTTCCTTACTCTCTCACCAGATTTTATTCCTACCGTGCAGAGTATATGGCAGCATCAAATAATGGGAGTGCCTATGTTCTCAGTCACCCGCAAGCTCAAG GCCCAAGTATTGGTAAGCTCACACAGACAGGATGAGCTATTTCTTCTGTTTGAGCACTGCAGTCGGCTTGTGTATGCAAAGGCGGCCGAATTGGAGAGGATCATGCTACAGCAGAGGGCAAAGATGGAATGGATGAAGGGTGGTGACCAGTGTTCCAAAGTgatcttttgtaaaattgcCCAAAGACGGACAGCTAGACGAATcttgcaaattaatgatgcTCAAGGAATTACAATTACAGAACCAAATGCAGTCATACATGAATTTATCTCCTACTATCAGTCCTTGCTAGGGGGAGACAGGCGTCAGAGGGTGATAGACCTACGGTTTCTTCGGCCTTGGGCGAGGCATATCATAACAACTGAGGAGGCAGGCTACCTACTGGAACCATTCAGTGCAGAGGATATAAAAAGAGCTGTTTTTGACATCGGCGAGGATAAAGCACCTGGACCTGATGGGTATTCATCAGGATTCTATAAAAATGCCTGGCCGGTGGTGGGACAGGAGGTAACGAAGGCAGTACTGGAGTTCTTTTCTACGGGGAAGATTCTTAAGCAGATTAATAGCACAATATTGACGGTTATCCCCAAGGTACACTCTCCCACGTCTGTCACAGATTTTCGCCCTATTTCCTGCTGTAACGttctttataaaatcattgcaaaacttattgtccaaaaattgagTGTGGTTTTGGACAAGATTATCACCCCCTGCCAAGCAGCGTTTGTCCCTGGCCGGAGCATAGGGGACAATGTTATGTTAGCACAGGAACTCTTCACTGGTTATAATCAGGCCCGACTCCCACCGAGATGTGCTTTGAAAGTTGATATCCGAAAGGCGTATGACACTGTCGAGTGGGATTTCTTGCTATCGGTGCTTCAGCTATTCGGCTTCCCAGAGATATTCAGTcgatggattgaggagtgtatcAGCTCACCCTCCTTTTCAGTAGGGATGAACAGAAAGCCACATGGTTATTTTGCGGGTGCCAGAGGGCTTCGACAGGGCGACCTCTTATCGCCATATCTCTTCGTCCTTGTGATGGAGATTCTACACATGGGAATTCTACAGCTGATCGAGCAGGACATGAACTTCGCatttcattggaagtgtgcCGATCTTAGACTCTTCCAACTGGGGTTCGCTGATGACTTACTCCTATTCTGCCGAGCCAATACTGAATCTGTTTGGGTCTTCAAATCCGGATTGGATAGATTTGCTGATTGGTCGGGGCTACGACTCAATGTTGAAAAAAGCCATATCATCATATCCGGATCAGCCCAAAATATACGAGAGGAGCTGCTTACTGTGTTAGGGTTTCAGGAAGGCCACTTACAgatgaggtatttgggtcTACCATTGATCTCTTCTCGATTAACTATCGCCGACTGCCAACCATTACTGAGTAAGATCGATGCACGTATCAATGGTTGGGAGGGATTGGCACTGTCATATGCGGGCagggtacaaatcattaagtCTGTCCTTGTGGCTCTGGGTGTCTATTGGGCTTCggcatttattttgccaaaagggGTCATTAAAGACATTGAGAAGAGATTGCGAGTCTTCTTATGGAGAGGTACGGGAAATAGTGGATACCCTAAAGTTGCTTGGAAGGAGATTTGCAAACCAAAAGAGGAGGGAGGCCTTGGCCTTAAGGATATGAGAACTCTTAATCGAGCATTGATGTGCAAAAAGCTCTGTGAAGTCATCCGATGTGATAGGACTTCTATCTGGGTCGAGTGGTTGCGACATGGCTGCCTACGAGATGATTCGATATGGACTATCCCGGAGAATCGTGGGCCATTgggatggagaaaaattttgCGATTGAGAGGCTGGTTACGCTCAGTGGTGGAATATCGTATTGGTAAtgggaataattttttattatggaaGGATCCCTGGCATCACCTTGGGCCCCTCCTCGACAGATTTCCGCGGGGACCCAACAGTCTGGGATTGCATGAGTCTACCAAGTTGAGCTCGGTTATCTATGAGGGCCATTGGCACTGGCCATTGATTACGGACATGGAATGCGTGGAGATTACACACGTGCTGCCTCGGATCCATGGGGGTACAGATCGTATTATATGGAAGGGTTCGAGTGGGAAACCCACTACCCAGGAGTTCTATCGGGCTATGATACCagcaggaccgaaagtaggttggaattcactactttcgggttctttgaaGATCCCGCGACATTTGTTTATCCTTTGGCTAGCTATCCTGGAGAAGCTAGCAACAacagataaaccatggctttcCCATCTTGGGTGCTGCGTGCTGTGCAATGAAGACATGGTGGAGTCACATAACCACCTGTTTTTCCACTGCAGATTTAGTAGAAGATGCCTCAGTAGTATTCGGCGCATTGTGCAATTCCAGTGGCCTAATAGGGATTGGGTCAGAGATGTTGAATGGGGTGCAAGAAAATGGCGTGGGaagcacatcatcaatatatccTACCGATGCCTGCTAGGATCGTGTGTTtaccatatttggagggagaggaacctGAGACGGTTTGAGCACGAGGAGAGGCCATCGAGTGTAGTGGCCAACTTAATAGTAGAAGATGTTCGGCAACGTATACTCAGTATTAAGCTACCTAGCTCTATTAGCACATGTGCCttgtatagactgtggcgtatcccttggcctgtcgagggaagcGCCTAA